A section of the Hevea brasiliensis isolate MT/VB/25A 57/8 chromosome 17, ASM3005281v1, whole genome shotgun sequence genome encodes:
- the LOC110650455 gene encoding ADP-ribosylation factor 1 has product MGILFTKMFSSLFGNKEARILVLGLDNAGKTTILYRLQMGEVVSTIPTIGFNVETVQYNNIKFQVWDLGGQTSIRPYWRCYFPNTQAIIYVVDSSDTDRLVIAKDEFHAILEEEELKGAVVLIFANKQDLPGALDDAAITEALELHKIKNRQWAIFKTSAIKGEGLFEGMDWLSNTLKSGGA; this is encoded by the exons ATGGGTATTTTGTTTACTAAAATGTTCTCTTCGCTCTTTGGCAACAAAGAGGCCCGGATCCTTGTTCTCGGACTCGATAATGCTGGCAAAACTACGATTCTCT ATCGGCTTCAGATGGGTGAAGTTGTGTCCACAATTCCAA CAATTGGATTTAACGTCGAAACAGTGCAGTACAACAATATCAAATTTCAAGTATGGGATCTTG GTGGACAAACAAGTATCAG ACCCTATTGGAGATGTTATTTTCCTAACACTCAAGCCATAATTTATGTTGTTGATTCAAGTGACACTGATAGACTGGTGATTGCTAAAGATGAGTTCCATGCAATCCTAGAG GAGGAAGAGCTAAAAGGTGCTGTTGTTCTCATCTTTGCAAACAAGCAG GATCTTCCTGGGGCACTTGATGATGCTGCAATTACAGAGGCTTTAGAGCTGCATAAGATTAAGAATCGTCAATGGGCAATTTTTAAAACTTCTGCAATTAAAGGAGAAGGTCTCTTTGAGGGCATGGACTG GTTGAGTAACACACTCAAATCTGGAGGTGCTTAA